The following proteins are encoded in a genomic region of Odontesthes bonariensis isolate fOdoBon6 chromosome 19, fOdoBon6.hap1, whole genome shotgun sequence:
- the LOC142368400 gene encoding C-C motif chemokine 4 homolog encodes MKTTYILLLCILGAALFSTAVCNSSTGPDDCCFKYYPRRIRKDLIKSYYMTDYRCPRAAAIFVTGDKGRHICVDPSLSWVEGVMKSLDEKSF; translated from the exons ATGAAGACCACTTACATCCTTCTGCTCTGCATCCTGGGAGCTGCGCTGTTTTCTACAGCTGTCTGCAACA GTTCAACTGGTCCTGATGACTGCTGCTTCAAATACTATCCAAGAAGGATAAGAAAGGATTTAATCAAATCGTATTACATGACTGATTACCGATGCCCCAGGGCTGCAGCCAT TTTTGTCACAGGAGACAAAGGTCGCCACATCTGCGTGGATCCGAGTCTGTCCTGGGTCGAGGGAGTCATGAAAAGTCTGGACGAGAAATCCTTTTAA